Proteins encoded by one window of Manihot esculenta cultivar AM560-2 chromosome 10, M.esculenta_v8, whole genome shotgun sequence:
- the LOC110625134 gene encoding protein EXECUTER 1, chloroplastic, whose translation MASISPPTPPHKLSFRTHRRFLPKRPSYPSPSPSPFPSHSFSWDSSDSSSSAAVGGGTSRCRCTNSSSSDSSSSEWRWDAALQGFIGSAMKRINSFISPRRKEDKELGNVMDVERDDGKGEKEWDWNRWRRHFEEVDEQERVVSVLKSQLDHAVKREDYDDAARLKVAIAAAATNDAVGRVMSQLNRAVAEERYRDAALLRDYAGTGLVGWWSGISEDVHDPYGLIIRITAEHGRYVARSYSPRQLATAAVGVPVFEIFLTKNRKGEYKQQAVYLKRKGFSQDSSTVSSKSPGATNHLNQPGTVEDKSDLLVVSTEDAEDGDDNEDGSDLNDGLPGFQNILRDMIPGVKVKVLKVTAPAKVDRDFISKVIEQIMDEEDDEKDIELESIDSEDEVRGESDQERDEIEMDATHGIIDNEGPSEISVKVVVGGLTQKLSGSMPMKHSLRVPAKLEKKGRRSFCFSIEKDVNQQDSGAKEAGSLDKKAKFQGQRSVDSIMLDLAKFIGREKIPLKVLKDVGDLINFTLSQAQNRQPLSGSTTFHRIEISTSPDPLNGLYIGAHGLYTSEVIHLQRKFGQWQDERGTKEPSSLEFYEYVEAVKLTGDPYVPAGQVAFRAKVGKRYQLPHKGIIPEEFGVIARYRGQGRLAEPGFQNPRWVDGELVILDGKYIKGGPVVGFVYWAPEYHFLVFFNRLRLQ comes from the exons ATGGCTTCAATTTCACCTCCAACTCCTCCTCACAAACTCTCCTTCAGAACCCACCGCAGGTTTCTTCCCAAAAGGCCATCCTacccttctccttctccttctccatttCCTTCTCACTCCTTCTCTTGGGATTCTTcggattcttcttcttctgctgctGTTGGTGGTGGTACTTCTCGCTGTCGCTGCACTAATTCGTCTTCTTCTGATAGTTCTTCCAGTGAGTGGCGATGGGATGCTGCTCTTCAAGGTTTCATCGGAAGTGCGATGAAACGGATTAATTCGTTTATCAGTCCCCGGAGGAAAGAGGATAAGGAATTGGGGAATGTTATGGATGTGGAGAGGGATGATGGGAAGGGTGAAAAAGAGTGGGATTGGAATCGATGGAGAAGGCATTTCGAAGAAGTAGATGAGCAGGAGCGTGTTGTCTCCGTTCTGAAG TCGCAGTTGGATCACGCTGTAAAAAGAGAGGATTATGACGATGCAGCTAGGCTAAAGGTGGCAATTGCAGCTGCAGCAACAAATGATGCTGTTGGCAGAGTTATGTCTCAGCTGAAT AGAGCAGTAGCAGAAGAGCGTTACCGAGATGCAGCTTTGTTGCGAGATTATGCTGGGACTGGATTG GTTGGATGGTGGTCTGGCATCTCAGAAGATGTACATGATCCTTATGGTCTAATTATACGAATTACTGCAGAGCATGGAAGATACGTTGCAAGGAGTTATAGTCCTCG ACAGCTTGCTACAGCTGCAGTTGGTGTCCCAGTGTTTGAGATCTTTCTTACAAAGAACAGGAAAGGTGAATACAAGCAGCAG GCAGTGTACTTGAAAAGAAAAGGATTTTCCCAAGACTCTTCAACAGTGTCCTCTAAATCACCAGGTGCCACCAACCACTTAAATCAGCCAGGGACAGTTGAAGATAAAAGTGATCTACTTGTTGTCAGCACTGAGGACGCTGAGGATGGTGATGATAATGAAGATGGTTCTGACCTCAATGATGGATTGCCTGGTTTTCAGAATATTTTGCGAGATATGATTCCTGGGGTGAAGGTCAAGGTTTTGAAGGTGACGGCACCCGCAAAGGTAGATAGGGATTTCATATCTAAGGTGATAGAACAGATAATggatgaagaagatgatgagAAGGATATTGAGTTAGAAAGCATAGACTCAGAAGATGAAGTTAGAGGTGAAAGTGACCAAGAAAGAGATGAGATTGAAATGGATGCCACTCATGGCATCATTGATAACGAAGGGCCAAGTGAAATTTCAGTTAAAGTTGTAGTTGGAGGTCTCACTCAGAAACTTTCAGGAAGCATGCCTATGAAACACTCACTCAGAGTGCCTGCTAAGCTAGAGAAAAAGGGACGGAGGTCATTTTGCTTTTCTATTGAGAAAGATGTGAACCAACAAGATTCTGGTGCCAAGGAAGCAGGGTCGTTGGACAAAAAAGCAAAGTTTCAAGGTCAACGCAGTGTGGACAGTATTATGTTGGATCTCGCTAAATTCATTGGTAGGGAGAAGATACCATTAAAG GTACTGAAAGATGTTGGGGACTTAATAAATTTTACCCTTAGTCAAGCTCAAAACCGTCAACCACTGTCCGGATCAACAACTTTCCATCGGATTGAAATATCAACATCTCCAGACCCTCTAAATG GACTTTATATCGGGGCTCATGGACTGTACACCTCAGAAGTCATACACCTACAACGTAAATTTGGTCAATGGCAAGATGAACGTGGGACCAAGGAACCTTCTAGTCTAGAGTTTTATGAATATGTTGAAGCTGTAAAATTAACTGGAGATCCATATGTACCTGCTGGACAG GTGGCATTTCGTGCTAAGGTTGGAAAAAGGTATCAGCTTCCTCATAAAGGCATCATTCCTGAAGAATTTGGAGTG ATTGCTCGGTACAGAGGACAAGGGAGGCTTGCTGAGCCTGGTTTTCAGAATCCTCGATGGGTTGATGGTGAACTTGTTATTCTTGATGGAAAG TACATCAAAGGGGGCCCTGTTGTTGGGTTTGTATATTGGGCTCCTGAATATCACTTCTTGGTGTTTTTCAACCGTCTGAGGCTTCAATGA